In one Natronoarchaeum mannanilyticum genomic region, the following are encoded:
- a CDS encoding PAS domain S-box protein: MSSRASTSDDFWGDVDDDVALQRFRSLVNTIDDGVYQLDPDGYFVAVNTQIIQTTGYSREELLGEHVSLVLADDDVERIEREIKRQLETDDQDIATFEFGVQTADGDTVPCELRLNLLIEEGKFQGTIGVARDISQKKQRILGRISDAFYALDDEFRFTHVNERAEELIQYTETELLGENHWEVLSSVAENDAVREAFQTAMTSQEATTIEFYDETLGFWAEANLYPSQTGLSVYFRDVTERKAREKKLERYERTVETIWDGVATLDADGRFVMTNEAFCEMTGYQREELLGEHVTLLVDESVNERSKELHAEMLGDEQEYASIEFEIETADGERVPVESRFGPYVLEDGSVGRTGVLRDLSERRERKQELLKYETIIETVNDGIYTVDADGRFTMVNDAYCDLTGYSREELLGSHVSLVVDDETADQAKELEQEITTGTADRPMADAEIRTANDDRVPAEATFSMLPGERRERIGVVRDITERRERERALEESERRYRTLVNHFPNGAVGLFDEELTYTVAGGEMLGELGIDPDDVLGTSIYERYPEDLIEQIKPHFQAVFDGESASFEAEYHGRNLLAHTLPVRNADDEIYAGMLMIQDITERTEYRKQLEESNERLEQFAYAASHDLQEPLRMITSYLQLIERRYGDELDEDAEEFIEFAVDGADRMREMIDGLLEYSRVESQGDPLQPVDLDNVLDDVREDLQIQLEESNADIMADELPRVDGDPSQLRQVFQNLLSNAIEYSGDQPPSVEITTERDEDKWVISIKDEGVGIDPEDQKRIFEVFQRLHSHDEHPGTGIGLSLCRRIVERHGGEIWVESEPGEGTTFSFTLPATSNSDT; the protein is encoded by the coding sequence ATGAGTTCGCGTGCAAGCACGTCCGACGACTTCTGGGGGGATGTTGACGACGACGTTGCACTCCAACGGTTCCGGTCGCTGGTCAACACGATCGATGATGGGGTGTATCAACTCGATCCGGACGGGTACTTTGTCGCCGTGAATACCCAGATCATCCAAACGACAGGCTACTCGCGCGAGGAACTCCTCGGCGAACACGTTTCGCTCGTGCTTGCCGACGATGATGTCGAACGTATCGAACGCGAGATCAAGCGCCAACTCGAAACGGATGATCAGGATATCGCGACGTTCGAGTTCGGCGTCCAAACTGCAGACGGAGACACCGTTCCCTGCGAACTCCGGCTCAACCTGCTCATCGAAGAGGGCAAGTTTCAGGGGACGATCGGCGTCGCGCGAGACATCTCGCAGAAGAAACAGCGTATCTTGGGTCGGATTTCCGACGCGTTCTACGCGCTCGACGATGAGTTCCGATTTACGCACGTCAATGAACGGGCAGAAGAGCTCATCCAATACACTGAAACGGAACTGCTCGGCGAGAACCACTGGGAGGTCCTCTCCAGTGTTGCTGAGAACGACGCGGTTCGAGAGGCCTTCCAGACGGCGATGACCTCTCAGGAGGCGACGACGATCGAGTTCTACGACGAAACGCTCGGATTCTGGGCCGAGGCGAATCTCTACCCCTCCCAGACTGGGCTCTCGGTGTACTTTCGAGACGTCACCGAGCGCAAGGCTCGCGAGAAGAAATTAGAGCGCTACGAGCGGACGGTCGAAACCATCTGGGACGGTGTCGCGACGCTCGACGCCGACGGCCGGTTTGTGATGACCAACGAGGCGTTCTGCGAGATGACCGGCTACCAGCGAGAGGAACTGCTCGGAGAGCACGTCACGCTCCTCGTCGACGAATCGGTCAACGAGCGATCCAAGGAGTTACACGCAGAGATGCTCGGCGACGAGCAAGAATACGCCTCAATCGAGTTTGAGATCGAAACGGCCGATGGCGAGCGGGTTCCCGTCGAAAGCCGGTTCGGCCCGTACGTTCTCGAAGACGGATCGGTCGGTCGTACGGGCGTCCTCCGTGATCTCTCCGAGCGTAGAGAGCGCAAGCAGGAACTACTGAAGTACGAAACGATCATCGAGACGGTCAACGACGGGATCTACACGGTCGACGCGGACGGCCGTTTCACGATGGTCAACGACGCATACTGCGATTTAACCGGCTACTCGCGGGAGGAACTTCTCGGATCCCACGTCTCGCTGGTCGTCGACGATGAGACAGCCGACCAGGCAAAGGAACTGGAACAGGAGATCACCACGGGGACCGCCGACAGACCGATGGCCGATGCCGAGATACGCACCGCTAACGATGATCGTGTACCCGCGGAGGCGACGTTCTCGATGTTGCCCGGTGAACGGCGTGAACGAATCGGCGTCGTCCGCGACATCACGGAACGGAGGGAACGCGAACGGGCGCTGGAGGAGAGCGAACGCCGCTACCGAACGCTCGTCAATCACTTCCCGAACGGCGCGGTCGGACTCTTCGACGAGGAGTTGACGTACACCGTCGCAGGCGGCGAGATGCTCGGCGAGCTCGGGATCGACCCGGACGATGTTCTCGGCACCTCGATCTACGAACGGTATCCAGAGGACCTCATCGAGCAGATCAAACCACACTTTCAGGCAGTTTTCGACGGCGAATCGGCGAGTTTTGAAGCGGAATACCACGGCCGGAACCTGTTGGCGCACACGCTCCCGGTTCGCAATGCCGACGACGAGATTTACGCCGGGATGCTGATGATTCAGGATATCACTGAGCGTACGGAGTACCGGAAGCAACTCGAAGAATCAAACGAGCGTCTGGAGCAGTTTGCGTATGCCGCCAGTCACGATCTCCAGGAACCACTCCGGATGATCACGAGTTACCTCCAGTTGATCGAACGACGATACGGAGACGAACTCGACGAGGACGCCGAGGAGTTCATCGAGTTCGCCGTGGACGGTGCCGACCGCATGCGCGAGATGATCGACGGATTGCTCGAGTATTCGCGCGTCGAATCACAGGGCGATCCGCTCCAACCAGTCGATCTCGACAACGTTCTGGACGACGTGCGCGAGGATCTGCAGATACAACTCGAGGAGAGCAACGCCGATATCATGGCCGACGAACTCCCGCGAGTGGACGGTGACCCAAGCCAACTACGGCAGGTCTTCCAGAACCTGCTCAGTAATGCGATCGAGTACAGTGGTGACCAACCACCGTCAGTTGAGATTACTACCGAACGCGACGAGGACAAGTGGGTCATCTCGATCAAGGATGAGGGCGTGGGAATTGATCCCGAAGATCAGAAGCGGATCTTCGAGGTGTTCCAGCGGCTTCACTCTCATGACGAGCATCCAGGGACGGGTATCGGTCTGTCACTGTGTCGTCGAATCGTCGAACGGCACGGCGGTGAGATCTGGGTCGAATCAGAGCCAGGCGAAGGCACGACATTCTCGTTCACGCTGCCTGCGACGAGTAATAGCGATACGTGA